In a single window of the Phycisphaerales bacterium genome:
- a CDS encoding PEP-CTERM sorting domain-containing protein — MKHFWRGTAICSMALLVSPALAQIGGVWNEVEPNDSVATADANNYVGQFMIPGGSLLIDGYLSPGDVDWYAFDIEGPAHVVAAAYALPMSTTSTDGQMMIIDAAGNIYAFDDDSNIGFMPSIQTDLPGPGRYYLGISGYNDAGVARVTPTVFDGIDDDTDLPHTEDWAYKIIIGANVIPEPSALVLLALGGIFAVRRR, encoded by the coding sequence ATGAAGCACTTCTGGAGAGGTACTGCGATCTGCAGCATGGCGCTGCTGGTATCGCCGGCGCTCGCCCAAATTGGCGGCGTCTGGAACGAGGTCGAGCCGAACGACAGTGTCGCAACCGCGGATGCGAACAACTACGTGGGTCAGTTCATGATTCCCGGTGGTTCTCTGCTTATCGATGGTTATCTCAGCCCCGGTGACGTCGACTGGTACGCCTTCGACATTGAAGGTCCGGCCCATGTCGTCGCGGCCGCCTACGCCTTGCCGATGAGCACGACGAGCACCGATGGCCAGATGATGATCATCGATGCCGCGGGCAACATCTACGCTTTCGATGATGACAGCAACATCGGTTTCATGCCGTCGATCCAGACGGACCTCCCCGGTCCGGGCCGCTACTACCTTGGTATCAGCGGTTACAACGACGCGGGCGTGGCCCGGGTAACGCCGACCGTCTTCGACGGTATCGACGACGACACCGATCTGCCGCACACTGAGGACTGGGCGTACAAGATCATCATCGGCGCGAACGTGATTCCGGAGCCGAGCGCTCTGGTGCTCCTCGCGCTGGGTGGCATCTTCGCGGTTCGCCGCCGCTAG
- a CDS encoding pre-peptidase C-terminal domain-containing protein → MKLRKGITLLCGLTLCTGTALAQIGGVWNEVEPNDNVPSANANNYVGQFMIPGGSLLIDGYLSPGDVDWYAFDIAGPAHLVAAAYALPMSSNLTDGQLMVIDAAGTIYAADDDNNIGFMPSIQVDLPGPGRYYIGISGYNDGNLPGNPTVFDGLTPSGAPHTEDWAYKLIMGANVIPEPASLVLLALGALFVTRRR, encoded by the coding sequence ATGAAGCTCAGGAAAGGCATTACGCTGCTCTGCGGGTTGACGCTGTGTACCGGCACGGCGTTAGCGCAGATCGGCGGCGTCTGGAACGAGGTCGAACCGAACGACAACGTCCCCAGCGCCAACGCCAACAACTACGTTGGCCAGTTTATGATTCCCGGTGGTTCGTTGCTCATCGATGGCTACCTCAGCCCCGGTGACGTCGATTGGTATGCCTTCGACATCGCAGGCCCGGCGCACCTCGTCGCCGCGGCCTATGCCTTGCCGATGAGCTCGAACCTGACTGACGGCCAGTTGATGGTCATCGACGCCGCAGGCACGATTTACGCTGCGGATGATGACAACAACATTGGCTTCATGCCGTCGATCCAGGTGGACCTGCCGGGTCCGGGCCGCTACTACATCGGTATCAGCGGTTACAACGATGGCAACCTGCCGGGCAACCCGACCGTCTTCGACGGTCTTACCCCGTCCGGAGCTCCGCACACCGAGGATTGGGCCTACAAGCTCATCATGGGTGCGAACGTGATTCCGGAGCCGGCATCCCTCGTGTTGTTGGCGCTGGGTGCGTTGTTCGTGACCCGTCGCCGCTAG